GAGGAAAACAACGCCCTGTTCCTGAACCTGCTCGATGACCTGATTGTCAGGGTAGAGCTGTTCGGGTTGTTCTTCGCCACACTGGATATCCGGCAGGACAGCTCCGTACATGGACCACTGCTGGCCGGGATCGCAGCAGGTTCCGACCTTCTGCCAAAGAACTATACAGATCTAAGCGACGAAGAAAAGATCAGTGCTCTGCTCAAAATAAAATCAGCTGCTGATCCGGCAATCGTGAAAGAAGGTCTGCAACAGGATACCCTGGCTACCATCAAAGCGATCAAAACTATCCAGAACGCAAACGGCGAGTTTGGTTGTCATCGCTACATCATCAGTCACACAACCAATGCTCTCGATGTGATGGAAGTATATGGTCTTTTCCTGCTGAGCGGTTGGGATAAAAATGACCTGAGCGTAGACATCGTACCACTGTTCGAAACCATCGAAGACTTACGACATGCCGGTGAGGTAATGCGCGCTCTCTATTCCAACGAAGCGTACAGAAAGTATCTGCAACAGCGCTATAACAAACAGACCATTATGCTCGGCTTCTCCGACGGTACCAAGGATGGTGGCTACCTGATGGCTAACTGGTGCATCTACAAAGCGAAGGAAGAACTGAGTGCTATCTCTAAAGAATATGGCATCAATGTAGTCTTCTTCGACGGTCGTGGAGGTCCTCCTGCAAGAGGTGGTGGAAAGACCCATCAGTTCTATGCATCTATGGGTCGCAATATTGCAAACAAAGAAATTCAGCTCACCATACAGGGGCAGACCATCAGTTCCAACTTTGGTACGGTAGATTCTGCTCAGTATAATATTGAACAACTCGTACATGCGGGTATTGCTAACGAATTGTTCTCCAGCCGTGAAAAGACGTTAACTGCCGAGCAGGAAGAGACGTTGCAGGTACTGGCAGATGCAGGATTTGAGTCCTTCAATGAACTGAAGAACCATCCTGATTTCCTGGATTACCTGAACTACGCCAGCCCGCTGCGCTACTATGCCGAAACCAATATCGGCAGCCGCCCTTCCAAAAGGAATGGTTCTGCCAAGTTGAACCTGAATGATCTGAGAGCAGTGCCTTATGTAGGAGCATGGAGCCAGATCAAACAGAACGTTCCTGGTTTCTACGGTGTAGGCTACAGCATGGAAAAAATGGAGAAAGACGGTAAGTGGGAACAATTGCAGGATCTGTATAAAAATTCCCTGTTCTTCCGTACCCTGCTGGACAACTGTGAGATGGCGATGAAGAAGTGTTACTTCCCACTCACTGCTGCTTACAGAAATCACCCGCAGTTCGGAGAAGTATGGACACTGATTTACGATGAATTCCAGCGTACCCGTACTTACCTGTTGAAACTGACAGGACATTCTGATCTGATGTCTCATTACCCGATCGACCAGTTATCTATCCAGATGCGCGAGCGTATCGTACTGCCACTACTCACAATTCAGCAGTATGCATTAAGCCGCATCCGTGAGATGAATGAGGCTGGAAATGGAGATGGCCTGAAAGAAATCTTCGAGAAATTAGTCGTAAGATGTTCATTTGGGATCATTAACGCGGGAAGAAACTCTGCATAGAATTAATTTTAATAAGTTAGAAAGCCGGATTGATCATCCGGCTTTTTTTGTAATTTACCCCATAACCCAAAATCTAAAGAAGTATGCATTTAACAGCCCGGGAACAGGAGAAACTATTGCTCTTTTTGGCTGGTGAACTGGCCGAAAAGCGAAAGGCCAGAGGGGTAAAACTAAACTATCCTGAAGCCATTGCGCTGATCAGCAGCCGCCTGCAGGAGGGCGCCAGGGATGGACAGTCCGTGGCATATCTCATGCAATATGGTGCGACCATCCTCACCCGCGAAGACGTGATGGAAGGAGTGCCGGAGATGATAGACGAAATCCAGATTGAAGCTACTTTTCCAGATGGCTCAAAGCTGGTAACTGTACATCATCCTATCAGATAACACCAAAATCTATGTTATGATTCC
This Chitinophaga sancti DNA region includes the following protein-coding sequences:
- a CDS encoding phosphoenolpyruvate carboxylase, which gives rise to MEAPVNNTLQLFKNLVGTKFQLYNSLFTALPFHKVEKTGVFLSLFLIHCEEGYGKEKSPQEILTSFFEQYTNTNEQQKIDMLFRFVQYAERQVVLFDALEDAAFRHIHDMNGTGSLSHLESEVVAEQKQDELAAKLQDFSVRLVLTAHPTQFYPGNVLSIINDLSRALINDNTAQVDSYLKQLGKTPFFKKEKPTPYDEAISLVWFLENTFYTAAGKIVSRLKSHFPAAINGNNPVIRMGFWPGGDRDGNPFVNADITLRVADALRSGIIKCYYLDVRRLKRRLTFKGIENELAALEQQLYSNLFIPGHKTNLCRQDILDTLYRVRIILIEENNALFLNLLDDLIVRVELFGLFFATLDIRQDSSVHGPLLAGIAAGSDLLPKNYTDLSDEEKISALLKIKSAADPAIVKEGLQQDTLATIKAIKTIQNANGEFGCHRYIISHTTNALDVMEVYGLFLLSGWDKNDLSVDIVPLFETIEDLRHAGEVMRALYSNEAYRKYLQQRYNKQTIMLGFSDGTKDGGYLMANWCIYKAKEELSAISKEYGINVVFFDGRGGPPARGGGKTHQFYASMGRNIANKEIQLTIQGQTISSNFGTVDSAQYNIEQLVHAGIANELFSSREKTLTAEQEETLQVLADAGFESFNELKNHPDFLDYLNYASPLRYYAETNIGSRPSKRNGSAKLNLNDLRAVPYVGAWSQIKQNVPGFYGVGYSMEKMEKDGKWEQLQDLYKNSLFFRTLLDNCEMAMKKCYFPLTAAYRNHPQFGEVWTLIYDEFQRTRTYLLKLTGHSDLMSHYPIDQLSIQMRERIVLPLLTIQQYALSRIREMNEAGNGDGLKEIFEKLVVRCSFGIINAGRNSA
- the ureA gene encoding urease subunit gamma translates to MHLTAREQEKLLLFLAGELAEKRKARGVKLNYPEAIALISSRLQEGARDGQSVAYLMQYGATILTREDVMEGVPEMIDEIQIEATFPDGSKLVTVHHPIR